The following proteins are co-located in the Candidatus Eisenbacteria bacterium genome:
- a CDS encoding UMP kinase, giving the protein MAGQDVERSPRPRWNRVLLKLSGEILAGEARSGIDHPTVRALAEQIGEVRGLGCQLAIVVGGGNIFRGTDAARVGMGRA; this is encoded by the coding sequence GTGGCCGGGCAGGACGTCGAGCGATCCCCTCGACCCCGCTGGAACAGAGTCCTCCTGAAGCTCAGCGGCGAGATCCTCGCCGGCGAAGCGAGATCGGGGATCGACCATCCGACGGTGCGCGCTCTCGCCGAGCAGATCGGCGAGGTGCGCGGGCTCGGTTGCCAGCTCGCGATCGTCGTGGGGGGCGGCAACATCTTCCGCGGGACCGATGCCGCCAGGGTCGGGATGGGGCGCGCGAG
- the tsf gene encoding translation elongation factor Ts, giving the protein MEISAAMVKDLRERTGAGMMQCKKALGEAGGDIEAAAEILRKLGLSSLAKRAERSVSEGRIEAYVHPGNRIAVLVEVNCETDFVARTDDFLRLCRELALQVAATAPRWIAESDIPAQEIEAQKKQIHDRLAGDGLKGSELDDRASKEVDRFLEETVLLRQPGIRDGSKVVGEMVTDVAAKLGENIKVSRFSYYRLGGNP; this is encoded by the coding sequence ATGGAAATCAGCGCAGCGATGGTCAAGGATCTACGGGAGCGAACCGGCGCGGGGATGATGCAGTGCAAGAAGGCTCTGGGGGAGGCCGGGGGAGACATCGAGGCGGCCGCTGAGATCCTGCGCAAGCTGGGCCTCTCCTCGCTGGCGAAGCGGGCGGAGCGCTCCGTCTCTGAAGGAAGGATCGAGGCCTACGTGCACCCGGGCAATCGGATCGCGGTTCTCGTGGAAGTCAACTGCGAGACCGATTTCGTCGCGCGCACCGACGACTTCCTGCGCCTCTGCAGAGAGCTGGCGCTGCAGGTGGCGGCGACCGCGCCCCGCTGGATCGCGGAGTCGGACATTCCGGCGCAGGAGATCGAAGCGCAGAAGAAGCAGATCCACGACCGCCTCGCGGGCGACGGCCTCAAGGGATCCGAGCTCGATGACCGTGCCTCGAAGGAAGTCGATCGCTTCCTCGAGGAAACGGTTCTGCTGCGGCAGCCCGGCATCCGCGATGGCAGCAAGGTCGTCGGCGAGATGGTGACCGACGTGGCGGCCAAGCTCGGGGAGAACATCAAGGTCAGCCGCTTCAGCTACTACCGCCTGGGCGGGAATCCCTAG